A region from the Alphaproteobacteria bacterium genome encodes:
- the rsmH gene encoding 16S rRNA (cytosine(1402)-N(4))-methyltransferase RsmH — MSHIPVLLTEMLCALAPKDGETYVDATFGGGGYSRAILEAANCQVVAFDRDPEAVDRARALVKDYPTRFQIKQGRFSQLKELLEGLGLSKVHGFVFDLGVSSDQIDSPERGFSFRFEGPLDMRMSSEGLSAADVVNTYSEQELADIIYRYGEEKRSRAIARKIVATRKEEPLQTTNQLANLVKSVVKGTKDGQNPATLTFQALRIYVNNELIEVDSGLKIAEECLLPGGRLVVVTFHSLEDRLVKQFLKARQGNRQGSSQSISRYLPEQSGAVKAPTFARNKGAGVSLKGNTPSLAELKGNPRARSARLRTAVRLSSLNQPLTVNGRGN, encoded by the coding sequence ATGAGCCATATCCCTGTTCTCTTGACTGAGATGCTTTGTGCGCTTGCACCAAAAGATGGTGAAACTTATGTGGATGCAACTTTCGGCGGCGGTGGTTACAGTCGAGCTATACTTGAAGCGGCCAATTGTCAGGTTGTTGCCTTTGATCGAGATCCTGAGGCCGTTGACCGTGCTCGTGCCTTGGTAAAAGATTATCCGACAAGGTTTCAAATTAAACAGGGGCGATTTAGCCAGTTAAAGGAGCTCCTTGAAGGGTTAGGACTTTCCAAAGTGCATGGGTTCGTTTTTGATTTGGGGGTATCTTCCGACCAGATTGACTCGCCAGAACGCGGTTTTTCTTTTCGCTTTGAGGGCCCTCTTGATATGCGCATGTCCTCAGAAGGATTAAGTGCAGCCGATGTTGTGAACACCTACTCGGAGCAGGAACTGGCCGATATTATCTATCGTTATGGGGAAGAAAAAAGATCCCGGGCGATAGCGCGAAAAATTGTCGCAACCCGAAAAGAAGAGCCCCTTCAAACCACAAACCAATTAGCAAATTTGGTGAAGTCTGTTGTCAAGGGGACAAAAGATGGGCAAAATCCCGCAACATTAACATTTCAGGCCTTGCGTATCTATGTGAATAATGAGTTAATTGAAGTAGATAGTGGTTTAAAGATTGCTGAAGAATGCTTATTGCCTGGTGGCCGTCTGGTCGTAGTAACATTTCATTCTCTCGAAGACCGCTTGGTCAAGCAATTTTTGAAGGCTCGACAAGGAAATCGACAGGGGTCAAGTCAGTCAATCTCCCGCTATTTACCGGAACAATCGGGGGCAGTAAAGGCCCCAACGTTTGCTCGCAACAAGGGGGCAGGTGTCAGCCTAAAAGGAAACACGCCGAGTCTAGCCGAGTTAAAGGGCAACCCGCGGGCGCGGTCTGCGCGCCTTCGGACAGCCGTTCGGTTATCTTCTTTAAATCAACCTCTCACGGTGAACGGGAGAGGGAACTGA
- a CDS encoding penicillin-binding protein 2, protein MKHFMAEPLKALSKHLGLWHQVMRDRNVLEMAKNRSLVAGAAFSVAFLLVVVRLADVMVVRSLMDNSDPCVPQLSVASKAKGARANIYDRHGELLATHLVTGSVYANPKVIINAEEAAAKLSGLIPELDYKSLLKKLTSDKKGFVWLVRHISPKLQQAVNHLGIPGIYLQRDEKRVYPYGALVSHVLGYCGIDNNGLAGVEKYFDVQLNQNKDPLYLSIDMRVQHIVHDELSNAVAEFQAEGGNAIVMAVKTGEVIAMVSLPDYNPNLPNQNVVSATFNRNTLAMNESGSTFKVFNTSIALETGIASLSSRFDNSSPISVGRFKITDYRPPKKGMLDVQEVFIHSSNIGSAKMALQFGGAVQKQYLNKFGLLKAPTLEIPEIGSPLVPKDWRPVTTMTVAYGYGIAVSPLQLLNAVNGIINDGWLRPATLVKRDPENLPEPVRIISSKTSAIMRNLMRLVVTEGTAKQANVPGYEVFGKTGSAHKLAGKGYADKAKLTSFIGAFPKSNPQYIVLLFLDNPKPTKKTHGFATGGWTAAPTGGRIIERMAPLLGVVPVPDEEAGETMESDTKLIPVNHVEEELHDAD, encoded by the coding sequence ATGAAACATTTCATGGCGGAACCTTTAAAAGCCCTCTCAAAACATTTAGGTCTATGGCATCAAGTTATGCGCGATCGTAATGTCTTGGAAATGGCCAAGAATCGATCACTCGTTGCAGGCGCTGCCTTTTCTGTTGCTTTTTTGTTGGTTGTTGTGCGTCTCGCTGATGTCATGGTGGTTCGCTCTCTTATGGATAATTCGGATCCATGCGTACCTCAATTAAGTGTTGCTTCAAAGGCAAAAGGAGCACGTGCAAATATTTATGATCGCCACGGAGAACTTCTTGCGACGCACTTGGTGACAGGATCTGTTTATGCCAACCCAAAGGTTATTATTAATGCAGAAGAAGCTGCAGCAAAGTTATCTGGGCTTATTCCTGAGTTGGATTATAAAAGTCTCTTAAAGAAGCTTACTTCCGATAAAAAGGGTTTCGTTTGGTTGGTTCGTCACATTTCTCCAAAACTTCAACAGGCCGTCAATCACCTTGGCATTCCAGGAATTTATCTGCAACGAGATGAGAAGCGTGTTTATCCCTATGGGGCCTTAGTGTCCCATGTTCTAGGGTATTGCGGCATTGATAATAATGGTCTAGCAGGCGTTGAGAAGTATTTTGATGTCCAGTTAAATCAGAATAAAGACCCTTTGTACCTGTCTATTGATATGCGTGTGCAACATATTGTTCACGATGAACTTTCCAACGCTGTGGCGGAATTTCAAGCTGAGGGTGGAAATGCCATCGTTATGGCCGTAAAGACGGGTGAAGTCATCGCAATGGTTTCTTTGCCAGATTATAATCCAAACTTGCCAAATCAAAACGTGGTCAGCGCCACTTTCAATCGCAATACTTTGGCAATGAATGAGTCAGGATCAACTTTTAAAGTTTTTAACACCTCAATTGCCTTAGAGACTGGAATTGCTTCTTTGAGTAGTCGATTTGATAACAGTTCGCCTATATCTGTTGGGCGTTTCAAAATCACTGACTATAGACCTCCCAAAAAGGGCATGCTTGATGTTCAGGAGGTATTCATTCACTCTTCGAACATTGGGTCAGCCAAAATGGCCTTGCAATTCGGGGGGGCTGTTCAAAAGCAATATTTAAATAAATTTGGTCTGCTTAAAGCCCCAACTCTGGAAATTCCAGAAATCGGATCCCCCCTCGTGCCAAAGGATTGGCGACCTGTAACCACAATGACTGTGGCCTATGGTTATGGCATCGCGGTTAGTCCTTTGCAGTTATTGAATGCTGTCAATGGCATTATAAATGATGGGTGGCTTCGCCCTGCAACCCTTGTAAAGCGCGATCCGGAAAATTTACCGGAACCCGTTCGAATTATTTCTTCAAAAACCTCTGCGATCATGCGCAATCTGATGAGATTGGTTGTCACGGAAGGAACGGCAAAACAGGCCAATGTTCCAGGATATGAGGTTTTTGGTAAGACAGGATCGGCTCATAAACTGGCAGGAAAGGGTTATGCCGATAAAGCAAAATTGACTTCTTTTATTGGGGCCTTCCCAAAAAGCAATCCACAGTATATTGTTCTATTGTTTTTGGATAATCCAAAACCAACGAAAAAGACACATGGTTTTGCTACAGGGGGTTGGACAGCGGCACCAACGGGCGGTCGAATTATTGAACGAATGGCCCCTTTATTGGGTGTTGTCCCTGTACCTGACGAAGAAGCGGGAGAAACAATGGAATCAGATACAAAATTAATTCCAGTCAATCATGTTGAGGAAGAGCTTCATGACGCTGACTGA
- a CDS encoding UDP-N-acetylmuramoyl-L-alanyl-D-glutamate--2,6-diaminopimelate ligase: protein MTLTDLEHYLRQGISQQGTLDQNGSLPFLGVSQDTRKVMAGDVFVVIPCDQAETHARAAAKAGAVAIIAEPDFAEAMHGKLDVPILVVPSARRAVSQCSVLLYPAQPDTIVAVTGTNGKSSVVTAVRQIWQNLGFAAASLGTLGVDLSYQVKLLGDLPTTKLTSPDALSFHQILNALEQSHVSHCAFEASSHGLDQFRLHGADLTAAGFTNLSQDHLDYHPTMDDYFEAKSKLFMEVLPADKTAVLNVASAYFPALKAMCSGRGQTVISYGVDQQADLMAENVRLSSDQIRFDLNFKGEKWSNIPLNMVGAFQVENVLCAMGLVHAAGVPVSKIVEALPSLCSAPGRMELVGKTPQGNAIFIDYAHTPDALSRALCALRKHVTGKGRLRVVFGCGGNRDAGKRSQMGEVADTLADDVYITDDNPRDEDPAFIRAQIMVACPKAHEIGDRSQAIRTAIHNLSPNDVLLIAGKGHEHGQIIGDRVVPFDDRTEAQAILKEGVAA from the coding sequence ATGACGCTGACTGACCTTGAGCATTATTTGAGGCAGGGGATAAGTCAGCAAGGAACTCTCGATCAAAACGGATCTCTTCCCTTTCTTGGCGTATCACAAGATACACGTAAAGTGATGGCAGGGGATGTTTTTGTCGTGATTCCATGCGATCAAGCAGAGACCCATGCACGAGCAGCAGCAAAAGCAGGGGCTGTGGCCATCATTGCTGAACCTGATTTTGCTGAAGCCATGCACGGGAAACTGGATGTGCCGATATTAGTAGTGCCTAGTGCAAGACGCGCTGTATCGCAATGTTCAGTCCTGCTTTACCCGGCTCAACCCGACACAATTGTTGCCGTAACAGGGACGAACGGAAAGAGCTCTGTTGTGACGGCAGTTCGTCAAATATGGCAAAATCTTGGTTTTGCGGCTGCAAGTCTGGGAACCCTCGGGGTTGATCTCTCCTACCAAGTCAAATTGTTGGGTGATCTTCCAACAACAAAACTGACCTCACCGGATGCGTTATCTTTTCATCAGATTCTAAATGCTTTAGAACAGTCTCATGTTTCCCATTGTGCTTTTGAAGCCTCGAGTCATGGTTTGGATCAGTTCCGCCTCCATGGGGCGGACCTTACGGCTGCGGGCTTTACGAATTTGAGTCAAGATCACTTAGATTACCACCCAACAATGGACGACTATTTTGAAGCTAAGTCAAAGCTATTCATGGAAGTTCTTCCCGCAGATAAAACTGCCGTTTTGAATGTTGCTTCTGCTTATTTTCCAGCCTTAAAAGCCATGTGTTCTGGGCGTGGGCAAACCGTTATATCCTATGGGGTTGACCAACAAGCTGATTTAATGGCAGAAAACGTCCGTCTTTCATCGGATCAAATTCGATTTGACCTGAACTTTAAAGGCGAAAAATGGTCTAATATTCCCTTGAACATGGTGGGAGCTTTTCAGGTGGAAAACGTATTGTGCGCAATGGGTTTGGTTCATGCGGCAGGCGTCCCTGTATCAAAGATTGTTGAGGCCTTACCGAGTTTATGTAGTGCCCCGGGGCGCATGGAACTTGTTGGTAAAACCCCCCAGGGAAATGCTATATTTATTGATTATGCTCACACACCGGATGCACTAAGTCGTGCTTTATGTGCTTTGCGCAAGCATGTGACAGGAAAAGGTCGTTTGAGAGTTGTGTTTGGGTGTGGTGGGAATCGAGATGCGGGTAAACGCTCTCAAATGGGTGAAGTGGCAGATACGCTAGCGGATGATGTCTATATCACAGACGACAATCCTCGAGATGAAGACCCAGCCTTTATACGAGCCCAGATTATGGTGGCCTGCCCAAAAGCACATGAGATCGGGGATCGTTCCCAGGCAATTCGAACGGCGATTCACAATTTAAGCCCCAATGATGTTCTTCTCATTGCTGGAAAAGGCCATGAACACGGTCAAATTATTGGAGATCGCGTCGTGCCATTTGATGATCGGACTGAAGCACAAGCAATTTTAAAGGAAGGAGTAGCAGCATAA